Proteins found in one Nostoc sp. NIES-3756 genomic segment:
- a CDS encoding serine/threonine-protein kinase gives METLLDNRYRVIRTLGSGGFGETFLAEDSQMPSNRRCVVKLLRPIHNNPQIYQLVQERFQREAAILEDLGSHTDQIPTLYAYFQSNTQFYVVQEWVEGDTLTAKVQQQGIFSESAVKEILVNLLPVLEYVHSKRIIHRDIKPDNIILRHRDGKPVLIDFGAVRESMGTVVNSQGLPTSSIVIGTPGYMPSEQAAGRPVYSSDLYSLGMTAIYLLTGKQPQELETDPRTGEIVWHRYALSISPTLAGVIDRAIAYHPRERFPTAREMLEALQLGVVNFPATVPYQQPPSSPTLPYQQPQSSPTVPYQQPPVVNTPPGATISNTVAVSPGTAPTPQPVNHHNGNKGVLLGSLIAGGLIGASVVIGFALTRPNQQVTQTTSTPTETTASSTTSSAEPSPSSSPTTTPDTTTNRNVSQNPTRPTSFPFPINLRPSATPTESPSSSNTDPSTSVPQETTPQETPDASQPEVTSEPEVNRPSPDGAVQNYYATINRGEYNAAWNLLAPSFQNNRRLHPNGYLSYLDWWGGQVDSVEVEQVTTEEANADTATVNAKLRYFMKNGKQAPSSVRFSLLWDGENNRWVVSGAR, from the coding sequence ATGGAAACGCTGCTTGACAATCGTTATCGGGTGATTCGGACTTTAGGTAGTGGTGGTTTTGGCGAAACTTTCTTAGCTGAAGATAGCCAAATGCCTTCTAACCGTCGTTGTGTAGTTAAACTGCTCCGACCGATTCATAATAATCCGCAAATATACCAGCTAGTGCAAGAGCGTTTTCAAAGAGAAGCGGCAATTTTAGAAGATTTAGGTAGCCATACAGACCAAATCCCTACTTTATATGCTTATTTTCAATCAAATACCCAATTTTATGTAGTGCAAGAATGGGTAGAAGGCGATACACTCACAGCCAAAGTTCAGCAACAAGGGATATTTAGTGAAAGTGCTGTAAAAGAAATCTTAGTTAATTTATTACCTGTTCTTGAATACGTCCACTCAAAACGCATCATTCACCGCGACATCAAACCAGATAATATTATTCTGCGTCATCGGGACGGCAAACCCGTACTCATTGACTTTGGTGCGGTACGAGAATCGATGGGAACAGTAGTCAATTCTCAAGGGCTACCTACCAGCTCGATTGTAATTGGTACACCCGGCTATATGCCCAGCGAACAAGCAGCCGGAAGACCAGTTTATTCGAGTGATTTGTATAGTTTAGGGATGACAGCAATTTATCTGCTGACGGGGAAACAGCCGCAGGAATTAGAAACAGATCCCCGTACTGGTGAAATTGTTTGGCATAGATACGCCTTGAGTATAAGTCCTACTTTAGCAGGTGTGATTGACCGCGCGATCGCCTACCATCCGCGAGAACGTTTCCCCACCGCCAGAGAAATGCTAGAAGCCTTGCAATTAGGTGTAGTTAACTTTCCGGCGACAGTTCCCTATCAACAACCTCCATCATCACCCACACTTCCTTATCAACAACCGCAGTCATCACCCACAGTTCCCTATCAACAACCACCAGTAGTTAATACACCACCTGGTGCAACCATATCCAACACTGTTGCTGTTAGTCCCGGTACTGCACCAACACCCCAACCTGTAAATCACCACAACGGTAATAAAGGTGTCCTCCTTGGTAGCTTAATTGCAGGTGGCTTGATTGGGGCTTCTGTTGTCATTGGTTTTGCCCTCACAAGACCAAATCAACAAGTAACTCAAACAACCTCTACACCTACCGAAACTACAGCTAGCAGCACAACCTCAAGTGCAGAACCATCACCTAGTTCTTCACCCACAACCACACCTGACACAACCACAAATAGAAATGTCAGTCAAAACCCCACACGACCAACAAGTTTTCCATTTCCCATAAATTTACGACCCTCAGCCACACCCACAGAGTCGCCGTCTTCCAGCAATACAGACCCCTCTACATCAGTTCCTCAAGAAACTACACCACAGGAAACCCCTGATGCAAGTCAACCAGAAGTAACAAGCGAACCAGAAGTCAATCGACCTTCACCAGACGGTGCTGTACAGAATTATTATGCAACTATTAACCGGGGTGAATATAATGCAGCATGGAATTTACTAGCCCCCAGCTTTCAAAATAATCGCAGATTACACCCCAATGGTTATCTTTCCTACCTCGACTGGTGGGGTGGACAAGTGGACAGTGTAGAGGTTGAACAGGTAACGACAGAAGAAGCTAATGCAGACACAGCTACAGTTAACGCTAAGTTGCGGTATTTTATGAAAAATGGCAAACAAGCACCTAGTTCTGTACGTTTCTCCTTATTATGGGATGGAGAAAATAATAGATGGGTTGTGAGTGGGGCTAGATAA
- a CDS encoding protein kinase domain-containing protein translates to MTIQLLNDRYQVIRTLGAGGFGETYLAEDTYMPSKRRCVVKQLRPIQNNPQIYQLVQERFQREAAILEELGGATDQIPALYAYFLADSQFYLVQEWIEGDTLTAKIQQQGLLSESAVQEILVNLLPVLEYVHSQRIVHRDIKPDNIILRHRDGKAVLIDFGAVRESMGTVVNSQGNVTSSIVIGTPGYMPSEQAAGRPVYSSDLYSLGLTAIYLLTGKQPQQLELDSQTGEIMWREYASHISPVLASVLDRAIAYHPRDRYSTARAMLDDLQSLSNPIPPTQPYFAPPPVVATPPTLPVAPKANISDNNQKGILFGSLIAGGLIGVSVIVGFVFTRSSQPIAEKNISKSVESVTETPVTSTPVTTPSVIPSPTKNIVSQPPVTSTPVVPSASDTQNIDSAPTPFVNSPSTDINTTDNNYFWLSERVVTDADLVGKDGYTLDIMRNTVFARHGRRFDNQGLQDYFNNQPWYNPTYLPKEFPLKLLTRLEQRNVDYIAAYQNRNNLRHFK, encoded by the coding sequence ATGACAATACAGCTGTTGAACGATCGCTATCAAGTAATCCGCACACTGGGTGCTGGTGGGTTTGGCGAAACCTATCTAGCTGAAGATACTTATATGCCTTCTAAACGGCGGTGTGTGGTCAAACAGCTCAGACCAATTCAAAATAACCCGCAGATTTACCAGTTAGTCCAGGAAAGGTTTCAACGGGAAGCAGCGATTTTAGAAGAATTAGGCGGTGCGACTGACCAAATTCCCGCATTGTATGCTTATTTTTTGGCAGATAGTCAATTTTATTTGGTGCAAGAATGGATTGAGGGGGACACACTCACAGCCAAAATACAACAGCAGGGGTTATTGTCCGAAAGTGCTGTGCAAGAGATTTTGGTAAATTTATTACCAGTGCTGGAATATGTCCATTCTCAGCGTATTGTTCACCGAGATATTAAACCAGACAATATTATTCTGCGTCATCGTGATGGCAAAGCTGTACTAATCGATTTTGGTGCGGTACGGGAATCGATGGGAACAGTTGTCAATTCCCAAGGTAATGTTACCAGTTCAATTGTGATTGGTACACCCGGATATATGCCGAGCGAACAAGCAGCCGGAAGACCAGTTTATTCTAGTGATTTATATAGTTTAGGTTTAACAGCAATTTATCTGTTGACTGGGAAACAGCCACAACAATTAGAATTAGATTCCCAGACAGGTGAGATTATGTGGCGAGAGTACGCTAGTCATATTAGTCCGGTGTTAGCTAGTGTACTTGATCGAGCGATCGCCTATCATCCCCGCGATCGCTATTCCACCGCTAGAGCCATGCTAGATGATTTACAGAGTCTGAGTAATCCCATTCCCCCTACACAACCTTATTTTGCACCCCCACCAGTAGTAGCTACACCACCAACCCTTCCCGTAGCTCCTAAGGCGAATATTTCCGATAATAATCAAAAAGGCATCCTGTTCGGTAGCCTAATTGCAGGTGGTTTAATTGGTGTATCGGTCATTGTGGGATTTGTATTTACAAGGTCATCCCAACCCATAGCGGAAAAAAATATTAGTAAGTCGGTAGAATCTGTAACTGAGACACCAGTTACATCAACACCAGTAACTACACCATCTGTTATACCCTCTCCTACAAAAAATATCGTTTCACAACCTCCAGTAACCTCAACACCTGTTGTCCCCTCTGCATCTGACACACAAAATATTGATTCTGCTCCCACTCCTTTTGTTAACTCCCCATCAACAGATATAAATACAACGGATAATAATTATTTCTGGCTTTCTGAAAGAGTTGTAACCGACGCAGATTTAGTTGGTAAAGATGGTTACACCTTAGATATTATGCGAAATACTGTTTTTGCTCGGCACGGTCGCCGATTTGATAATCAGGGTTTGCAAGACTACTTTAATAATCAACCTTGGTATAACCCCACGTATTTACCTAAAGAATTTCCCTTAAAACTGTTGACAAGATTAGAGCAGCGTAATGTAGATTACATTGCCGCGTATCAAAACCGTAATAATTTACGACATTTTAAGTAA
- a CDS encoding alkaline phosphatase PhoX translates to MNLSRRDFFTLAGASATGAVLLSPLQAFYAKPVLAAGPYGNLVPDPNGVLDLPAGFTYRRLSETGQTMNDGYRVPGGHDGMGAFAGANGSTILIRNHELAPTSSNGLSAPTGSKYNSAARGGCTKLVISSSRNLIEHRGVLAGTIRNCAGGPTPSLSWLSCEETFETNNGKKHGYVFEVPSSANTFVTPVPLTAMGRFNHEAAAVDSNTGYIYMTEDRGDGLFYRFVPNQTNNLSAGGLLYALKITGSSGINTATGFPKNTPKVVEWVQINNPDPATDTVRTEGYNKGAARFSGGEGIFYGGGYVYFTCKSGGSSGDGQIWRYSPTNNTVELYIEPNNSGVLDNPDNLVIFPNRDIFLCEDGDGTDYILGITASGSLYKFARNALNTSEFAGVCFSSDGQTMFVNIQSPGITFAIWPTTASW, encoded by the coding sequence TTGAATCTATCGAGACGTGATTTCTTTACTCTGGCAGGGGCATCGGCTACAGGTGCTGTTCTCCTATCCCCTTTGCAAGCATTCTATGCTAAACCCGTTCTCGCTGCTGGGCCTTATGGCAATTTAGTACCAGATCCCAACGGAGTCTTAGATTTGCCTGCTGGATTCACCTATCGTCGGCTATCGGAGACAGGTCAAACGATGAACGATGGTTATCGAGTACCTGGTGGTCATGATGGTATGGGTGCTTTTGCCGGAGCTAATGGTAGTACTATTCTCATTCGCAATCATGAACTTGCTCCTACTTCTAGTAATGGTCTGAGCGCTCCTACAGGCAGCAAATACAACTCTGCTGCAAGGGGCGGTTGTACTAAATTAGTCATCAGTTCTTCCCGTAACCTCATAGAACATAGAGGAGTTTTAGCAGGAACCATTCGCAATTGTGCTGGTGGCCCTACACCTTCTCTTTCTTGGTTAAGCTGCGAGGAAACATTTGAAACCAATAACGGTAAAAAGCATGGTTATGTATTTGAAGTGCCTAGTAGTGCAAATACTTTTGTCACTCCAGTTCCCCTAACTGCGATGGGGCGTTTTAATCACGAGGCTGCGGCTGTAGACTCTAACACCGGGTATATCTATATGACGGAAGACCGGGGAGATGGACTGTTCTACCGCTTTGTGCCTAATCAAACCAATAACCTCAGCGCAGGTGGTTTGTTATACGCTTTAAAGATTACCGGATCATCTGGAATCAACACAGCTACAGGTTTTCCGAAAAATACGCCAAAAGTGGTGGAATGGGTACAAATTAACAATCCTGATCCTGCCACTGATACCGTCAGAACAGAAGGATATAACAAAGGTGCTGCTAGGTTTTCAGGTGGGGAGGGTATTTTTTATGGCGGTGGTTATGTCTACTTCACCTGTAAGAGTGGAGGTAGTTCTGGAGATGGGCAAATCTGGCGTTATTCGCCTACCAATAATACCGTTGAGTTGTATATTGAACCCAACAATTCTGGTGTACTAGATAATCCAGATAATCTTGTAATTTTCCCTAACCGAGACATCTTTTTATGTGAAGATGGGGATGGCACAGATTACATTCTAGGTATCACGGCTAGTGGTAGTCTTTACAAGTTTGCGAGGAATGCTCTTAATACATCAGAGTTCGCTGGGGTATGCTTCTCCAGTGATGGTCAGACAATGTTTGTCAACATCCAAAGTCCAGGAATAACTTTTGCTATATGGCCAACAACTGCCTCTTGGTAA
- a CDS encoding GIY-YIG nuclease family protein yields MTTEINISHLVNLEYIPYIDEDGQLPEIYQEKIGVYAVFDQEKTLQFIGYSRDVYLSLRQHLVRQPKHCYWVKVQTIERPNRTILENIEKAWIAESGDIPAGNGEDKEKWIQPVDVKTLMTEEEQANYHKPTNDELTQTKIIKNVARRVETDILETLELRGLKTQLRFNPKLKEEGLLDLK; encoded by the coding sequence ATGACTACAGAAATTAATATTTCTCATTTAGTTAATCTTGAATATATTCCTTATATTGATGAAGATGGTCAATTGCCTGAAATTTATCAGGAAAAGATTGGAGTATATGCAGTTTTTGACCAAGAAAAAACCCTGCAATTTATCGGATATTCTCGTGATGTATATCTCAGTCTCAGACAGCATTTAGTACGACAGCCAAAACATTGCTATTGGGTGAAAGTGCAAACTATTGAACGTCCTAATCGGACAATTTTGGAAAATATTGAAAAGGCTTGGATAGCTGAGAGTGGTGATATTCCTGCGGGGAATGGAGAAGATAAAGAGAAATGGATACAGCCTGTAGATGTGAAAACTTTAATGACAGAGGAAGAACAGGCAAATTATCACAAACCTACTAATGACGAACTCACACAAACTAAAATTATCAAAAATGTAGCTCGACGAGTAGAAACAGATATTTTAGAAACTTTAGAATTACGCGGATTAAAAACACAATTGCGTTTTAATCCAAAATTAAAAGAAGAAGGGTTACTAGATTTGAAATAA
- a CDS encoding glutamate-5-semialdehyde dehydrogenase: MTVAAVDDCPEPMKSAKRAFHASLKLGTTKGVDRSRAVLAMAQALEQAFDDILEANTLDLEASREMAVPELILDWLKLTPSRLETTVEILQRLGEISDPLRRVRNADYQPEDSQSYSQLMPLGVIAFIYEAFPDLGAIAAGLCIKTGNSIILKGSTEASHSNAAIAEALQNAIVEVGLPAGCVELVTTEHGGSLRDLITQDQYINLVIPYGRSSLIQQVVRQATCPVLKSAMGNCYLYWSLNSSLEIVRWMILDSHESEPDPVNAIEKVLIHRQAMPSSLAVLWNSLKEKGFEIKGDAELVEAFPQLQLAKDNEWGNPYLTKTVAFKLVDSLDSAIAWINQYSSGHADSIATESYQESRQFALGVNSAATYINTSPRFSRNPSRGDSVFLGMSNQKGHRRGFISLETLTTLKHIIQGNGRF; the protein is encoded by the coding sequence ATGACCGTTGCAGCCGTAGATGATTGTCCCGAACCTATGAAAAGCGCCAAGCGTGCTTTTCACGCCTCCCTGAAGTTAGGCACTACTAAGGGGGTAGACCGTAGTCGCGCTGTTCTGGCGATGGCACAAGCACTAGAACAGGCATTTGATGACATTTTAGAAGCAAATACCTTGGATCTAGAGGCAAGCCGGGAAATGGCTGTGCCAGAGTTAATTTTAGATTGGTTAAAGCTAACCCCCAGTAGGTTGGAGACAACAGTAGAAATTCTCCAAAGGTTGGGGGAAATATCTGACCCCTTACGACGGGTGAGAAACGCCGACTATCAACCAGAAGACTCTCAAAGTTATTCCCAATTAATGCCATTGGGAGTGATTGCCTTTATTTATGAAGCCTTTCCCGATTTAGGAGCGATCGCCGCAGGGTTGTGTATTAAAACTGGCAATAGTATCATCCTTAAGGGTAGTACAGAAGCGAGTCATTCCAACGCCGCGATCGCTGAAGCATTGCAAAATGCTATTGTCGAAGTTGGACTACCAGCCGGGTGTGTGGAACTAGTAACCACAGAACACGGCGGTTCCCTACGCGATTTAATCACTCAAGACCAATATATCAACTTAGTCATTCCCTACGGACGTTCCAGTTTGATACAGCAGGTAGTACGTCAAGCGACTTGCCCAGTGTTAAAGTCAGCAATGGGGAACTGTTATCTGTATTGGTCGTTAAATAGCAGCTTAGAAATTGTACGTTGGATGATTCTTGATAGCCATGAAAGCGAACCAGATCCCGTCAACGCCATCGAAAAGGTGCTAATTCATCGCCAAGCCATGCCTTCATCGTTAGCAGTATTGTGGAATAGCCTCAAAGAAAAAGGTTTCGAGATTAAAGGCGATGCAGAATTAGTAGAAGCCTTTCCCCAATTGCAACTGGCAAAAGATAACGAATGGGGCAACCCGTATTTAACTAAGACAGTAGCATTTAAACTGGTAGATAGCTTAGATAGTGCGATCGCCTGGATAAATCAATACAGTAGCGGTCATGCTGATTCTATCGCCACTGAATCCTATCAAGAAAGTCGCCAATTTGCGCTAGGAGTTAACAGCGCCGCTACCTATATCAACACATCTCCCCGCTTCTCCCGTAACCCATCACGGGGTGATTCAGTTTTTTTAGGAATGTCCAATCAAAAAGGTCATCGCCGGGGATTTATCAGTCTAGAAACCTTGACTACCCTCAAGCATATTATTCAGGGGAATGGGAGGTTTTAG
- the ribH gene encoding 6,7-dimethyl-8-ribityllumazine synthase — MAVFEGTFTQTEPLRLAIVIGRFNDLVTTKLVQGCQDCLKRHGVDPDPEGNQVDYVWVPGSFEVPLVARQLALTHRYDAVICLGAVIRGQTPHFDYVSSEVAKGVAAASFQTGVPVIFGILTVDTMQQALERAGIKANHGWDYAMNALEMASLMRQLRSNLTDPYSRTQSLPAAFPNANIGNLTAESSE; from the coding sequence ATGGCAGTTTTCGAGGGAACCTTTACTCAAACAGAACCTTTGCGTTTAGCAATAGTGATTGGTCGATTCAATGACCTTGTAACCACAAAGCTGGTGCAAGGATGCCAAGATTGTTTAAAACGCCACGGTGTAGACCCTGATCCCGAAGGTAATCAGGTAGATTATGTTTGGGTTCCTGGTAGTTTTGAAGTGCCTCTGGTTGCTCGTCAACTAGCCCTTACCCATCGTTATGACGCGGTAATTTGTCTTGGTGCAGTCATTCGCGGACAAACACCTCATTTCGATTACGTATCCTCAGAAGTAGCTAAGGGAGTAGCGGCTGCGAGTTTCCAGACAGGAGTACCTGTGATTTTTGGCATTTTAACGGTAGATACGATGCAGCAAGCCTTAGAAAGAGCAGGCATTAAAGCCAATCACGGCTGGGATTATGCCATGAATGCTCTAGAAATGGCTAGCCTCATGCGCCAGCTACGTTCTAACCTAACAGACCCATATTCCCGTACCCAATCTCTACCAGCCGCTTTTCCTAACGCCAACATCGGTAATTTGACCGCAGAGTCTTCTGAGTGA
- the psbZ gene encoding photosystem II reaction center protein PsbZ — MTIIFQFALVSLVLLSFVLVIGVPVAYATPQNWVESKKLLWVGSGVWIALVLLVGLLNFFVV; from the coding sequence ATGACCATAATATTCCAATTTGCCCTGGTATCACTTGTTTTACTATCTTTTGTGTTGGTTATAGGCGTACCTGTTGCTTATGCTACTCCACAAAACTGGGTTGAATCGAAAAAGCTCCTCTGGGTTGGTTCTGGTGTTTGGATTGCCTTGGTACTTTTAGTAGGGTTGTTAAACTTTTTCGTAGTCTAG
- a CDS encoding CBS domain-containing protein — MDLILCHTTADFDTLGAAVGLTCLLPGSKIVLTGGAHPPVRDFLALHRDEYPLIERRSVNAEKIRSLTVVDAQQRDRLGKPAEWLDLPQVKTITVYDHHMGQDSDIPATQFHIAPVGATTTLIVEELQQQQITLNPAQATVMALGIHVDTGSLTYDQSTPRDAVALAWLMAQGASLSVISSYRDPGLSPQLQRLLTEALEKLDYLCLRGYTIAWVTLQTEGFVPGLSSLASQLIELTEIDALLLANEHPLNKDDSRLTVIGRSQIPGLHLNQLFQSFGGGGHSQAASLNLRGVDSQDILQQLLKGVKAAIPHPPTARDLMSSPVRTIRPETTIAEAQRILLRYGHSGLSVVDSQGQLMGVISRRDLDIALHHGFNHAPVKGYMTTNVKTIAPDTTLPQIESLMVTYDIGRLPVLENGQLVGIVTRTDVLRELHQNSRESGEINPGFKPPLSTQHSKLSTELQSRLNPQLWQLLTTASQAAEERGWHLYLVGGAVRDLLLAEAADKSLMITDIDLVVDGFHKSADVGAGVELAKALQEIYPAARLEIHGAFQTAALLWHKDPELDSLWVDIATARTEFYPYPAANPEVEASSIRQDLYRRDFTINALALRLTPPRAGDLLDFFGGFLDLKAKQIKVLHANSFIEDPTRIYRGVRFAVRFGFAIEPRTEEYIRYAINSGVYDRTAQTNTKTPALQTRLKAELKHILEAPYWRSALELLDDLGALQCIHPTLSLDSELKSQLRLLERCLRRFAPQPNLIPWQMRLEVIIAHLKPQYRGKVAKNLQLQEDSIKHLQNLAKAKSEIEESLPKVQYPSQVVQLLRKYNLEILILIALQSQQKIRRQIWYYLTVWANVQPILNGNDLKKLGYKPGPQYKQILDDILAATLDGLISDRAEVEKFLSQHYPL; from the coding sequence ATGGATTTAATTCTTTGCCACACCACAGCAGATTTTGATACCTTGGGCGCAGCCGTAGGGTTAACTTGTCTATTGCCAGGAAGTAAGATTGTGTTGACTGGTGGCGCACATCCGCCTGTGCGGGATTTTTTGGCGCTGCATCGGGATGAGTATCCGTTGATTGAAAGACGTTCGGTAAATGCTGAGAAAATTCGATCGCTAACGGTGGTAGATGCACAACAGCGCGATCGCCTGGGTAAACCTGCTGAGTGGTTGGATTTACCTCAAGTCAAAACAATTACCGTCTACGACCATCATATGGGACAGGACTCAGATATTCCTGCTACACAGTTTCATATTGCCCCAGTAGGTGCAACGACGACGTTGATTGTGGAGGAATTACAGCAGCAGCAAATCACCCTCAACCCTGCCCAAGCCACGGTAATGGCTTTGGGTATTCATGTAGATACGGGTTCTTTGACCTACGACCAATCAACCCCACGGGATGCGGTGGCTTTAGCTTGGTTGATGGCACAAGGCGCTAGTTTATCAGTAATTTCCAGTTACCGTGACCCTGGTTTATCTCCCCAATTGCAGAGACTGTTAACCGAAGCATTAGAAAAATTAGACTATCTTTGCTTGCGTGGTTATACTATTGCTTGGGTGACTTTACAAACCGAGGGGTTTGTCCCAGGATTATCAAGTCTGGCATCGCAACTGATAGAGTTAACAGAAATTGATGCCTTGCTGTTGGCAAACGAACACCCCTTAAATAAGGATGATTCACGCCTCACAGTGATTGGGCGATCGCAAATTCCTGGTTTACATCTCAACCAATTATTCCAATCCTTCGGCGGTGGTGGTCATTCCCAAGCTGCATCACTCAATTTACGTGGTGTCGATAGCCAAGATATCCTGCAACAACTCCTCAAGGGTGTCAAAGCGGCTATTCCTCATCCGCCTACAGCCAGAGATTTAATGTCTTCGCCAGTGCGCACAATTCGCCCGGAAACCACCATTGCCGAGGCACAACGAATATTATTACGTTATGGTCACTCTGGCTTGTCTGTAGTCGATTCCCAAGGGCAACTGATGGGTGTGATTTCTCGCCGTGATTTGGATATTGCCCTACACCACGGATTTAATCATGCGCCAGTCAAAGGCTACATGACAACCAATGTCAAAACAATCGCCCCAGACACGACATTGCCACAAATTGAGTCGTTAATGGTGACTTATGATATTGGTCGCTTACCAGTGCTAGAGAACGGTCAGTTAGTAGGTATTGTCACTCGGACAGATGTGTTGCGGGAACTGCATCAAAATAGTCGTGAGTCGGGAGAAATCAATCCAGGGTTTAAACCTCCACTTAGCACTCAGCACTCAAAACTCAGCACTGAATTACAGTCTCGCCTCAATCCCCAACTCTGGCAATTACTCACCACCGCTTCCCAAGCAGCAGAGGAAAGGGGTTGGCATTTATATTTGGTAGGGGGTGCGGTAAGAGACTTGCTATTGGCGGAAGCCGCAGATAAGAGTCTCATGATTACAGATATTGATTTGGTAGTTGATGGTTTCCACAAATCAGCCGATGTGGGTGCAGGTGTGGAACTAGCAAAAGCACTGCAAGAAATTTACCCAGCCGCCCGTTTAGAAATTCACGGTGCTTTCCAAACGGCGGCTTTGTTGTGGCACAAAGACCCAGAATTAGATTCATTATGGGTAGATATTGCCACTGCCAGAACAGAGTTTTATCCTTACCCAGCAGCCAATCCTGAAGTTGAAGCTAGTTCTATTCGTCAAGATTTATACCGCCGCGACTTTACTATCAATGCCCTCGCCTTGCGCCTCACCCCTCCCCGCGCGGGTGATTTACTAGATTTCTTTGGCGGTTTCCTAGATTTAAAAGCCAAGCAAATCAAAGTTCTCCATGCCAACAGCTTTATCGAAGACCCCACCCGCATTTATCGTGGTGTGCGCTTTGCGGTGCGTTTTGGATTTGCTATTGAACCACGTACCGAAGAATATATCCGCTATGCCATCAATAGTGGCGTTTACGATCGCACCGCCCAAACCAACACCAAAACCCCAGCCCTACAAACTCGCCTCAAAGCAGAATTAAAGCATATCTTAGAAGCGCCCTACTGGCGATCTGCTTTAGAATTACTCGATGATTTAGGGGCTTTGCAGTGCATCCATCCCACTCTCAGTTTAGATAGTGAACTCAAAAGTCAATTGCGGTTATTAGAACGCTGTTTGCGGCGATTTGCACCACAGCCTAATTTGATTCCTTGGCAAATGCGCTTAGAAGTTATCATTGCCCACCTAAAACCACAGTATCGGGGTAAAGTCGCCAAAAATCTACAATTACAAGAAGATAGCATTAAGCACTTACAAAACTTAGCTAAAGCTAAAAGCGAGATTGAAGAATCTTTACCTAAAGTTCAATATCCTAGCCAAGTAGTGCAATTACTCCGTAAATATAACTTAGAAATATTGATTTTAATTGCCTTACAAAGTCAGCAAAAAATTAGGCGGCAAATATGGTACTACTTAACTGTTTGGGCTAATGTGCAGCCAATATTAAACGGTAATGACCTGAAGAAATTAGGATATAAACCTGGCCCGCAGTATAAACAAATATTAGATGATATATTAGCTGCTACTTTAGATGGATTAATTAGCGATCGCGCAGAGGTCGAAAAGTTTTTGTCACAGCATTATCCTCTTTGA
- a CDS encoding Uma2 family endonuclease: MTIAQELESQKDISQDVIFPPGDLWSDEPPLETELHLRQIILLLQCLEWVWRDRNDFYAVGNLTIYYSPRQLKSEYFRGPDFFVVLGTERKTRKSWVVWEEDGKYPNVILEILSDSTAKTDKGLKKTIYQDTFRTPDYFWFDPYTQEFAGFHLLDGKYEPLQPNVQGFLWSQQLGLYLGVHQELVRFFTADGVLVPTPEEEAQQAQQKAERLAAKLRELNIDPDTI, from the coding sequence ATGACTATTGCCCAAGAATTAGAATCACAAAAAGACATCTCCCAAGATGTAATATTTCCCCCTGGTGATTTATGGAGTGACGAACCGCCCTTGGAAACGGAACTACATTTACGACAAATAATTTTACTTTTACAATGTTTAGAATGGGTGTGGCGAGATAGAAATGATTTCTATGCGGTGGGTAATCTAACTATCTACTATAGTCCACGCCAACTGAAATCAGAATATTTCCGAGGCCCGGACTTTTTTGTCGTTTTAGGAACTGAACGCAAAACTCGTAAAAGTTGGGTAGTGTGGGAAGAAGATGGTAAATATCCCAACGTAATTTTAGAAATATTGTCTGACTCAACAGCTAAAACAGATAAAGGTTTAAAGAAAACTATTTATCAAGATACCTTCCGTACACCGGATTATTTTTGGTTTGACCCATATACACAAGAATTTGCCGGGTTTCATCTATTAGATGGAAAATATGAACCTCTACAACCAAACGTGCAAGGATTTTTGTGGAGTCAGCAGTTAGGGTTATATCTGGGAGTTCATCAGGAATTGGTAAGGTTTTTTACGGCAGATGGGGTATTAGTACCAACACCAGAAGAAGAGGCGCAACAAGCACAGCAAAAAGCTGAACGTTTAGCAGCTAAACTAAGAGAGTTAAATATTGACCCAGATACAATTTAA